A part of Larkinella insperata genomic DNA contains:
- a CDS encoding polysaccharide deacetylase family protein — MKKECLALFLLVASLTTGYAQAPRLIVRGDDMGYAHSGNEALVQCYQAGIESSIEVIVPSPWFPEAVEMLKQIPNVDVGIHLTLTSEWDNVKWRPVSAGPSLRDADGYFYPMIYPNKNYPKRALVENDWKLEDIEREFRAQIELGRKWIPRISHISGHMGCTGMGDEVKALVQKLAKEYNVIHLDRNSQEYDVTTVGYVGAHATSAEKVESFCKMLESLESGKTYLFVDHPGLDTPELRAIHHIGYEQVAIDRQGVTDAWTSPRVKELIKSRGIQLIGYRDLRE; from the coding sequence ATGAAAAAAGAATGTTTAGCGCTGTTTCTGCTGGTCGCTTCCCTGACGACCGGCTACGCGCAGGCTCCCCGTCTGATTGTTCGCGGGGACGACATGGGCTATGCGCATTCCGGAAATGAAGCGCTCGTGCAGTGCTACCAGGCAGGCATCGAGTCGTCGATTGAAGTCATCGTTCCGTCCCCCTGGTTTCCGGAAGCGGTCGAAATGCTGAAGCAGATTCCGAATGTGGACGTCGGTATTCACCTCACCTTGACCAGTGAATGGGATAACGTCAAGTGGCGGCCGGTCTCGGCCGGTCCGAGCCTGCGGGATGCCGACGGGTATTTCTACCCCATGATTTACCCCAACAAAAACTACCCCAAACGCGCTTTGGTGGAAAATGACTGGAAGCTCGAAGACATCGAGCGGGAGTTTCGGGCGCAGATTGAACTCGGCCGGAAATGGATTCCCCGCATCAGCCACATTTCCGGGCATATGGGATGCACAGGGATGGGCGACGAGGTGAAAGCGCTGGTTCAGAAGTTGGCTAAAGAATACAACGTCATTCACCTGGACCGGAATTCGCAGGAATACGACGTGACGACGGTGGGGTATGTGGGGGCGCACGCAACCTCCGCCGAAAAAGTTGAAAGCTTTTGCAAAATGCTCGAAAGCCTGGAATCCGGCAAAACGTACCTGTTTGTCGATCATCCCGGCCTGGATACGCCGGAGCTGCGGGCTATCCACCACATCGGGTACGAGCAGGTGGCCATTGACCGCCAGGGTGTTACCGATGCCTGGACCAGCCCCCGCGTGAAGGAATTGATCAAAAGCCGGGGAATCCAATTGATTGGCTACCGGGATTTAAGGGAGTAA
- a CDS encoding T9SS type B sorting domain-containing protein, with product MTGFLRIRFLLIYGLVSVAFVANSQMLDCANVGFDEGTTRGWTLLNGTIMDLNQQVVYENEVTGSFENGHRITSLSDGNDPRITSEAIPMVAPGSTHSIRIGNTNRGGRFDRIRGSFVVTPDNTLFQYRFAVILENPNHSDWQQPEFAIRITTQNGATIGCSFYNVTSAGTISGFKNQGDLRYRNWTTGAISLQDYVGQTITVEVTAHGCTERRHVGYAYFDAQCLKSEIKPALFCSLMDKTMTLKAPDGFASYQWNTGETTPTIRVNPVQGARYWVKVKPFSSLDEDCEFQLNHTVRFEVQNEPEPRTVSICEGDGYTVGDSTYRTAGTYLTRIRRGAEVCDSLVKTVLTVRPLARSTQTVTICEGETYSVGTTVYQTAGAYDTRIARSGPLCDSIVTTRLIINAIRLSINPDTLIRPNATAQLRANVTSPGNYRYSWSPTDGVACPTCPVTVANPEETTRYTLTVEDIDFNCQKTASVEIRIGDCTIHTPSAFTPNNDGQNDVFLIRGSDCVTEIQEFIVYNRWGEVIFRQQHFPASDPAYGWKGDYLGQASESGLYTFKVKVAFLNGKVDEHRGSFMLLH from the coding sequence ATGACAGGATTTCTACGGATTCGTTTCTTACTGATTTATGGGTTGGTGAGCGTGGCCTTCGTAGCCAATAGCCAGATGCTGGATTGCGCCAACGTTGGCTTTGACGAAGGCACAACGCGGGGCTGGACGTTGCTGAACGGAACCATCATGGACCTCAATCAGCAAGTGGTCTATGAAAATGAGGTGACCGGGAGCTTCGAAAATGGTCACCGGATTACGAGTCTCAGCGACGGCAACGACCCCCGGATCACCAGCGAGGCCATTCCGATGGTGGCCCCCGGCAGTACCCACTCCATCCGGATTGGCAACACCAACCGGGGTGGGCGGTTCGACCGAATCCGCGGCTCTTTTGTAGTGACGCCGGACAACACCCTGTTTCAGTACCGGTTTGCGGTCATTCTGGAAAATCCAAACCACTCCGACTGGCAGCAGCCCGAATTCGCCATCCGCATCACCACGCAGAACGGCGCGACCATCGGTTGCAGTTTTTACAACGTTACTTCCGCCGGAACGATCAGCGGTTTTAAAAATCAGGGTGACCTTCGGTACCGCAACTGGACGACGGGCGCCATCAGCCTTCAGGACTATGTTGGGCAGACCATTACGGTGGAAGTGACGGCGCACGGCTGTACGGAACGCCGGCACGTGGGCTACGCTTATTTTGACGCCCAATGCCTAAAATCCGAGATCAAACCGGCGCTGTTCTGCTCACTGATGGACAAAACCATGACCCTGAAAGCACCCGACGGGTTTGCTTCCTACCAGTGGAACACCGGCGAAACCACACCGACCATCCGCGTGAATCCGGTGCAGGGTGCCCGTTACTGGGTGAAAGTAAAGCCGTTTTCGAGCCTGGACGAAGACTGTGAGTTTCAACTCAATCATACCGTCCGTTTCGAGGTGCAGAATGAGCCAGAACCCCGGACGGTTTCCATCTGCGAGGGCGATGGCTATACCGTTGGCGATTCGACCTACCGCACTGCCGGAACCTACCTGACCCGCATCAGACGGGGCGCCGAGGTCTGCGACAGCCTGGTAAAAACCGTCCTGACGGTTCGACCGCTGGCCCGCAGTACCCAAACCGTGACCATCTGTGAGGGCGAAACGTACAGCGTCGGGACGACGGTTTACCAAACGGCGGGGGCGTACGATACCCGGATTGCCCGGTCCGGCCCGCTCTGCGACAGCATCGTAACCACGCGGCTGATCATCAACGCCATCCGCCTTTCGATTAATCCGGACACACTTATCCGACCCAACGCCACGGCCCAGCTCCGGGCAAATGTCACATCACCCGGTAATTACCGGTATAGCTGGAGCCCAACGGACGGGGTGGCCTGTCCCACCTGCCCGGTTACCGTCGCAAACCCGGAGGAAACTACCCGCTACACGCTGACTGTCGAGGATATTGATTTTAACTGCCAGAAAACCGCATCGGTGGAAATCCGGATTGGCGACTGCACCATCCACACCCCGAGCGCGTTCACCCCCAACAACGACGGGCAGAACGATGTTTTCCTGATTCGGGGGTCGGACTGCGTCACCGAGATTCAGGAGTTCATCGTTTACAACCGCTGGGGTGAGGTCATCTTCCGGCAGCAGCATTTCCCGGCTTCGGACCCCGCCTACGGCTGGAAAGGCGACTATTTGGGCCAGGCGTCGGAGAGTGGGCTGTACACGTTCAAGGTGAAAGTGGCTTTTCTGAACGGGAAGGTCGATGAACACCGGGGATCGTTTATGCTGCTGCACTAA
- a CDS encoding amidohydrolase family protein, with amino-acid sequence MKKLCTVAVALLTASFSFAQKSKETWDVAAPHGPTKEVSFTTSEGTWMNLDVSPDGREIVFDLLGDLYTLPITGGTARLLAGGLPLEIQPRYSPDGKRISFTSDRAGGDNIWTMNRDGSDLRQITNEDFRLLNNAVWTPDGQYLVARKHFTSRRSLGAGELWLYHAGGGTAGLQLTKRKNDQQDAGEPCVSPDGRYVYFSEDVSPGPIFQYNKDPNGQIYAIRRFDRHTGDIKNIVTGPGGATRPQLSPDGRQLAFVRRVRTQSVLFIHNLKTGEEFPVFDQLNKDQQEAWAIMGLYPNYSWLPNGKELVIWAKGKLLRVNVQTTKAVEIPFTVNAKLTVTDAVRFSQTVFSPTFESKMIRHARTSPDEKTLIFHAAGYLYRKTLPNGQPERLTKETVSFEYEPSFSPDGKFLLYTTWNDSLTGSIRKLNLQTRKIETLTREKGFYNTPSFSPDGTQIVYRKSTGNGFMGYAYGKEPGLYILPANGGTPTFIRESGEEPQFNQTGNRIFFVEDGSTKSFKSVLLTNADEQTHFTAPYATRFVPSPDNRWIAFQELFHVYIAPFPVAGKAADLSGGTKAFPVYKVTRDAGDYLHWSNDSQKLHWTIGPDYFTRSIQSSFTFVDGAPDKLPAIDTTGLRIGLQLTTDVPKGVVAFKGATILTMKDDAVIENGTLVVQDNKILAVGPTSAVTIPAGAKVIDATGKTIMPGLIDSHAHIGTGDGKSPQQQWSYFTNLAYGVTTVHDPSSNTEMVFSQSEMVKTGRMIGPRVYSTGTILYGADGNFKAVINSLDDARSHLRRMKAVGAFSVKSYNQPRRNQRQQIIQAARELGMMVVPEGGSFFNHNMTMIMDGHTTIEHNLPVDPVYKDVVSLWSNSKTAYTPTLIVAFGSVSGEYYWYQKMNVWEQQRLLRFTPRAVVDSRSRRRTMLPDEEFGHIGNSQTARQLADAGVSVQLGAHGQLQGLGAHWELWMLGQGGISNLQALKQATILPARNLGLDKEIGSLETGKLADLLVLDKNPLQDLRNSQFIQYVMVNGRLYDAATMNETGNYDRPRQKFFWENNRYNDAFEWHAETQSFGHIHCICRGLH; translated from the coding sequence ATGAAGAAACTGTGTACCGTGGCCGTCGCTTTGCTGACGGCCAGCTTTTCGTTTGCCCAAAAATCGAAAGAAACCTGGGACGTTGCCGCGCCCCACGGCCCCACCAAAGAAGTTAGCTTTACCACCAGCGAAGGCACCTGGATGAACCTGGATGTCAGTCCGGACGGCAGAGAGATCGTCTTCGACCTGCTGGGCGACCTCTACACCCTGCCCATTACCGGCGGAACGGCCCGGCTCCTGGCGGGTGGGTTGCCGCTTGAAATTCAACCCCGCTACAGCCCCGACGGCAAACGGATTTCGTTTACCAGCGACCGGGCCGGGGGCGACAACATCTGGACCATGAACCGCGACGGTTCGGACCTGCGCCAGATCACGAACGAAGACTTCCGGCTGCTGAACAACGCCGTCTGGACACCGGACGGCCAGTATCTGGTGGCCCGCAAACACTTCACGAGCCGCCGGTCGCTCGGGGCCGGGGAACTCTGGCTCTATCATGCCGGGGGCGGCACGGCCGGTTTGCAACTAACCAAGCGCAAAAATGACCAGCAGGACGCCGGAGAGCCCTGCGTCTCGCCCGACGGTCGGTACGTGTATTTCAGCGAGGATGTGAGTCCGGGGCCGATTTTCCAGTACAACAAAGACCCGAATGGACAGATCTACGCCATCCGGCGCTTTGATCGGCACACGGGCGACATCAAGAACATTGTGACGGGTCCGGGTGGGGCCACGCGTCCGCAACTCTCGCCCGACGGTCGGCAACTGGCGTTTGTCCGGCGGGTGCGCACCCAGTCGGTTTTGTTTATCCACAACCTGAAAACAGGCGAAGAGTTTCCGGTTTTCGACCAATTAAACAAAGACCAGCAGGAAGCCTGGGCCATCATGGGGCTGTATCCCAACTACAGCTGGCTGCCCAACGGCAAGGAACTGGTGATCTGGGCCAAGGGCAAGCTGCTTCGGGTGAATGTGCAGACGACCAAAGCCGTGGAAATCCCGTTTACGGTGAACGCCAAACTGACGGTGACCGACGCCGTGCGGTTTTCGCAGACGGTTTTTTCGCCCACCTTCGAGTCGAAGATGATTCGGCACGCCCGCACCTCGCCCGACGAAAAAACGCTGATCTTCCACGCGGCCGGGTACCTCTACCGCAAAACCCTGCCCAACGGCCAGCCCGAACGCCTGACGAAAGAAACCGTCAGCTTTGAATACGAACCCAGCTTCTCGCCCGACGGCAAATTCCTGCTTTATACCACCTGGAACGACTCGCTGACGGGCAGCATCCGGAAGCTCAACCTGCAAACCCGCAAGATCGAGACGCTGACCCGCGAAAAAGGATTTTACAATACGCCCAGCTTCTCGCCCGACGGCACCCAAATTGTTTACCGCAAATCCACCGGCAACGGTTTTATGGGGTACGCCTACGGCAAAGAACCGGGTCTGTACATCCTGCCCGCGAACGGCGGCACGCCCACCTTCATTCGGGAAAGCGGAGAAGAACCGCAGTTTAACCAGACCGGCAACCGGATTTTCTTCGTCGAGGACGGTTCTACGAAAAGTTTCAAAAGCGTTTTGCTGACCAACGCCGACGAGCAAACGCATTTCACCGCCCCTTACGCCACCCGGTTTGTGCCCAGCCCCGACAACCGCTGGATTGCGTTTCAAGAGCTTTTTCACGTCTACATCGCGCCGTTTCCGGTGGCCGGTAAAGCAGCCGATCTGTCGGGCGGGACGAAAGCCTTCCCGGTGTACAAAGTGACGCGCGACGCGGGCGACTACCTGCACTGGTCGAACGACAGCCAGAAACTGCACTGGACCATCGGGCCTGACTACTTCACCCGCTCCATTCAGAGCAGCTTCACGTTTGTGGACGGAGCGCCCGACAAGCTCCCCGCCATCGACACCACCGGCCTGCGCATTGGGCTGCAACTGACGACCGACGTGCCCAAAGGCGTGGTGGCTTTCAAGGGCGCAACGATTCTGACGATGAAAGACGATGCGGTGATTGAGAACGGTACGCTCGTCGTGCAGGACAACAAGATTCTGGCGGTGGGTCCGACCAGTGCGGTTACCATTCCGGCGGGAGCCAAGGTCATTGATGCGACGGGCAAAACCATCATGCCGGGGCTGATCGATTCGCACGCCCACATCGGCACCGGCGACGGCAAATCGCCCCAGCAGCAGTGGTCGTATTTTACCAACCTGGCCTACGGCGTCACGACCGTGCACGATCCGTCGTCGAACACGGAAATGGTGTTCAGCCAGTCGGAAATGGTGAAAACGGGCCGGATGATTGGTCCGCGGGTTTACTCGACCGGCACGATTCTGTACGGGGCCGACGGCAATTTCAAAGCCGTCATCAACAGCCTCGACGACGCCCGTTCGCACCTGCGCCGGATGAAAGCCGTGGGCGCATTTTCGGTAAAAAGCTACAACCAGCCCCGCCGGAACCAGCGCCAGCAGATTATTCAAGCGGCCCGCGAACTGGGCATGATGGTGGTGCCCGAAGGCGGATCGTTTTTCAACCACAACATGACGATGATCATGGACGGCCACACGACGATTGAGCACAACCTGCCCGTCGATCCGGTTTATAAGGACGTGGTTTCGCTCTGGAGCAACAGCAAAACCGCCTATACCCCCACCCTGATTGTGGCGTTTGGCAGCGTGTCGGGGGAGTATTACTGGTACCAGAAAATGAACGTCTGGGAGCAGCAGCGGCTGCTGCGGTTTACGCCCCGGGCCGTGGTTGACAGCCGCTCGCGTCGGCGGACGATGCTGCCGGATGAGGAGTTCGGGCACATTGGCAACTCGCAGACCGCCCGGCAACTCGCCGATGCCGGGGTGAGCGTCCAGCTCGGTGCCCACGGCCAGTTGCAGGGGCTCGGTGCGCATTGGGAACTCTGGATGCTCGGTCAGGGCGGTATTTCCAACCTCCAGGCACTGAAACAGGCCACGATCCTGCCCGCCAGAAATCTGGGCTTAGACAAGGAAATCGGTTCACTGGAAACGGGCAAGCTGGCGGATTTGCTGGTGCTCGATAAAAACCCGTTGCAGGACCTGCGCAACAGCCAGTTTATTCAGTATGTGATGGTGAACGGAAGACTCTACGATGCGGCCACGATGAACGAAACGGGGAATTACGACCGGCCCCGGCAGAAGTTTTTCTGGGAAAACAACCGCTACAACGACGCTTTCGAATGGCACGCCGAGACGCAAAGTTTCGGCCATATTCACTGCATCTGCCGGGGGCTTCACTAA
- a CDS encoding Gfo/Idh/MocA family protein, translating to MKPETKSVVTRRKFLDLATKSTLASTALIGGFPTIVPASVFGKNAPSNRINVGAIGVGRISRGHDMPGVWQYDNALIMAVCDVDSKRAEDGKKLVNGVYAKKTGKESYDGVKVYGDYRELLANKDIDAVIISTPDHWHAPMVVHSVEAGKDVYMQKPASLTIAEGRLMADAVKRTGRIMQVGSQQRSSHQFRYAAELVRNGRIGQLKTVYVGLPGDPSGNDEPEMPIPKNLNYDMWLGTTPEVYYTEKRVHPQADYDRPGWLRCEQFGAGMITGWGSHHIDCAHWAMNTEYTGPVEIWGKADFPKGGLWDVHGIFRTEALYENGVHMIVSNELPNGIKFEGTDGWIFVSRGDAAVTASDPVAKQRAAKALDASDPKIIESVIGPSEIHLPVSKEHHGNWLESVASRKEPIAPAEVGHRSCSACLLHHAAMKLNRKLYWDPTKEQFKNDAEANSLLSRPQRATYAIKTVASTKSR from the coding sequence ATGAAACCGGAAACGAAATCGGTTGTCACACGGCGGAAATTCCTCGATCTGGCAACGAAAAGTACCCTGGCATCCACGGCCCTCATTGGCGGCTTCCCCACGATTGTACCGGCCTCGGTCTTCGGCAAAAACGCGCCCAGCAACCGCATCAACGTGGGCGCCATCGGCGTGGGCCGCATCTCGCGGGGCCACGATATGCCGGGGGTGTGGCAATACGACAATGCCCTGATCATGGCCGTTTGCGACGTGGACAGCAAGCGGGCCGAAGACGGTAAAAAGCTGGTCAACGGCGTTTACGCGAAGAAAACCGGGAAAGAGTCGTACGATGGCGTCAAAGTGTACGGCGATTATCGTGAACTGCTCGCCAACAAAGATATTGATGCCGTCATCATCAGCACCCCCGACCACTGGCACGCGCCGATGGTGGTGCACTCGGTCGAAGCGGGCAAGGATGTGTACATGCAGAAACCGGCTTCGCTGACCATCGCGGAAGGGCGGCTGATGGCTGATGCCGTCAAACGCACGGGCCGGATCATGCAGGTGGGGAGCCAGCAACGCTCATCGCACCAGTTCCGGTATGCCGCCGAACTGGTTCGCAATGGCCGGATCGGGCAGCTGAAAACCGTGTACGTCGGCCTGCCGGGCGACCCCTCGGGCAATGACGAACCGGAGATGCCCATTCCGAAAAACCTGAATTACGACATGTGGCTCGGTACTACGCCGGAGGTCTATTATACCGAAAAGCGGGTCCATCCGCAGGCGGATTACGACCGGCCCGGCTGGCTGCGCTGCGAACAATTCGGCGCGGGCATGATTACCGGCTGGGGATCGCACCACATCGACTGCGCCCACTGGGCCATGAACACCGAATACACCGGCCCCGTCGAAATCTGGGGGAAGGCCGATTTTCCAAAAGGCGGTTTGTGGGATGTCCACGGTATTTTCCGCACCGAAGCCCTGTACGAAAACGGTGTTCACATGATCGTGAGCAACGAACTGCCCAACGGCATCAAGTTTGAAGGCACGGACGGCTGGATCTTTGTATCGCGGGGTGATGCCGCCGTGACCGCCAGCGACCCGGTTGCCAAACAACGGGCGGCCAAAGCCCTGGACGCCAGTGACCCGAAGATCATCGAGTCGGTGATTGGCCCCAGCGAAATTCACCTGCCGGTGAGCAAGGAGCACCACGGCAACTGGCTGGAAAGCGTCGCCAGCCGCAAGGAGCCCATTGCCCCCGCGGAAGTGGGCCACCGGTCGTGCTCGGCCTGTCTGTTGCACCACGCGGCCATGAAACTAAACCGAAAACTGTATTGGGACCCCACCAAAGAACAATTTAAGAATGATGCCGAGGCTAACAGCCTCCTGTCTCGGCCGCAACGGGCAACTTATGCCATCAAAACCGTTGCGTCCACGAAATCTCGTTAA
- a CDS encoding putative oxidoreductase C-terminal domain-containing protein, with the protein MNVSSVAGGLLLAALFVSCQSSEQKKDDMFHLITLDPGHFHAALVQKTMFDDVDSTVSVYAPDGPDVKLHLDRIQGYNTRADDPTHWQEDVYLGADFFEKMLADQAQGKARNVVVMAGNNKLKTDYIEKTVSAGFNVLADKPMAINGANFEELKDAFASAEKNKVLLYDIMTERYEITTMLQRAFSQQVAVFGLLEKGTPENPAVTKESVHHFYKNVSGSILTRPAWFMDVAQQGEGIVDVTTHLVDLVQWECFPDQKLDYQKDIQLTSARRWPTDMTLSQFTAITKQAAFPDYLKKDVTKDSVLQVYSNGEINYQLKGVHAKVSVIWAYKAPEGTGDTHYSIMRGSKANLIIRQGAEQQYKPTLYIEAVNPTADLTADLQTVLPTIQKTWPGVEVKKVAKGWEVVVPEKYKEGHEAHFGRVAEKYLEYLKAGALPEWEVPNMIAKYYTTTQALELAKKSKSELATN; encoded by the coding sequence ATGAACGTATCCTCCGTCGCAGGCGGCTTATTACTGGCGGCCTTGTTTGTTTCCTGTCAGTCATCTGAACAAAAAAAGGATGACATGTTTCACCTGATCACCCTGGACCCCGGCCACTTCCACGCGGCTCTGGTTCAAAAAACCATGTTTGATGACGTGGATTCTACCGTTAGCGTCTACGCCCCCGACGGACCGGACGTGAAGCTGCACCTGGACCGGATTCAGGGCTACAACACCCGGGCCGACGATCCGACGCACTGGCAGGAGGACGTGTATCTGGGGGCCGACTTCTTCGAAAAGATGCTGGCGGACCAGGCCCAGGGAAAAGCGCGTAACGTGGTGGTGATGGCGGGCAACAACAAACTGAAAACCGACTACATTGAAAAAACTGTTTCGGCCGGGTTTAACGTGCTGGCCGACAAACCGATGGCCATCAACGGGGCCAATTTTGAGGAACTGAAGGACGCTTTTGCCTCCGCCGAGAAAAACAAAGTGCTGCTGTATGACATCATGACCGAGCGCTACGAAATCACGACGATGCTGCAACGGGCGTTTTCGCAGCAGGTGGCCGTGTTTGGCTTGTTGGAAAAAGGCACCCCCGAGAACCCGGCGGTAACCAAAGAAAGCGTGCACCATTTCTACAAAAACGTTTCCGGCAGCATCCTGACGCGGCCGGCCTGGTTTATGGACGTGGCCCAGCAGGGCGAAGGGATTGTGGACGTGACCACCCACCTGGTTGATCTGGTGCAGTGGGAGTGTTTTCCGGACCAGAAGCTGGATTATCAGAAAGATATCCAGCTAACATCGGCGCGCCGGTGGCCAACCGACATGACCCTGAGCCAGTTTACGGCCATCACCAAACAAGCCGCTTTTCCGGATTACCTGAAAAAAGACGTGACGAAAGACAGCGTGTTGCAGGTGTACAGCAACGGCGAAATCAATTACCAGTTGAAAGGGGTTCACGCAAAAGTGTCGGTTATCTGGGCCTACAAAGCGCCGGAAGGCACGGGCGACACCCATTATTCGATCATGCGGGGCTCAAAGGCGAACCTGATTATCCGGCAGGGCGCCGAACAGCAGTACAAACCGACGCTGTACATCGAAGCCGTTAACCCTACAGCGGATTTGACGGCGGATCTGCAAACGGTCCTGCCAACCATCCAGAAAACGTGGCCGGGTGTGGAGGTAAAGAAAGTGGCCAAGGGCTGGGAGGTCGTAGTCCCCGAGAAATACAAGGAGGGCCACGAAGCGCACTTTGGTCGGGTGGCCGAGAAGTACCTCGAATACCTCAAAGCCGGTGCGTTGCCCGAGTGGGAAGTGCCGAACATGATCGCCAAGTATTACACGACCACGCAGGCGCTGGAACTGGCGAAAAAATCCAAAAGTGAACTAGCAACCAACTAA
- a CDS encoding Gfo/Idh/MocA family protein, whose protein sequence is MNESQANRRRFLRDSVAGAAGLAGLTALPSGILAAPAILPSVNTGSRSGQPAGAARIKFSAIGLNHGHIYGQVEAVIRGGGQLVSFYAKEPDLAAAFAKRYPDAKLARSEQEILDDSSIQLVVSAGIPDERAPLGIRVMRAGKDYMADKPGITSLDQLAEVRKVQKETKRIYSIMYSERFENKATVKAGELVRAGAIGKVIQTIGLGPHRMNANTRPEWFFDKKRFGGIICDIGSHQFDQFLFFTNSTQAEVVASQVGNTNHPQHPKFEDFGDVMVRGNGGTGYIRVDWFTPDGLKSWGDGRLTILGTEGFMELRKNVDISGREGGNHLFLVDNKETKTIDCSKVVTPYGTQLVDDILNRTETAMTQAHCFLATELALKAQKQAQDIKLKT, encoded by the coding sequence ATGAACGAATCACAAGCCAATCGGCGACGGTTTCTCAGGGATTCCGTCGCCGGAGCGGCCGGGTTGGCGGGTCTGACCGCCTTGCCCAGCGGTATTCTGGCGGCCCCGGCCATTCTTCCTTCGGTCAATACCGGCAGCCGCAGCGGGCAACCGGCCGGTGCGGCCCGCATTAAGTTTTCGGCCATCGGCCTGAACCACGGCCACATTTACGGGCAGGTGGAAGCCGTCATTCGCGGGGGTGGTCAGCTGGTGTCTTTTTACGCCAAAGAACCCGATCTGGCGGCTGCCTTTGCCAAGCGGTACCCGGACGCAAAGCTGGCTCGAAGCGAGCAGGAAATTCTGGACGACAGCTCGATTCAGCTCGTGGTCAGCGCCGGGATTCCCGACGAACGCGCCCCGCTCGGCATCCGGGTGATGCGGGCCGGAAAAGATTACATGGCCGACAAGCCCGGTATCACGTCGCTCGACCAACTGGCCGAAGTCCGCAAGGTACAGAAAGAAACCAAACGGATTTACTCGATCATGTACAGCGAGCGGTTCGAGAACAAGGCCACCGTCAAAGCCGGGGAACTGGTGAGGGCGGGGGCTATCGGCAAGGTGATCCAAACCATCGGTCTGGGACCCCACCGGATGAACGCCAATACGCGGCCCGAGTGGTTTTTCGACAAAAAACGGTTCGGCGGTATCATCTGCGACATCGGTTCGCACCAGTTCGACCAGTTTTTGTTTTTCACCAACTCTACGCAGGCCGAGGTGGTGGCTTCGCAGGTGGGCAATACCAACCACCCGCAGCACCCCAAGTTCGAGGATTTTGGCGATGTGATGGTGCGCGGGAACGGCGGAACCGGCTACATCCGGGTTGACTGGTTTACGCCCGACGGCCTGAAATCCTGGGGCGACGGCCGGCTGACGATCCTGGGCACCGAAGGCTTTATGGAACTGCGCAAAAACGTGGACATCAGCGGTCGTGAGGGCGGGAACCACCTTTTCCTGGTGGATAACAAGGAAACCAAAACGATTGATTGCAGTAAGGTGGTGACCCCGTACGGTACGCAGCTCGTCGACGACATCCTGAACCGGACCGAAACCGCCATGACGCAGGCGCATTGTTTCCTGGCCACCGAACTGGCCCTGAAAGCCCAGAAACAGGCGCAGGACATTAAACTGAAAACCTAA
- a CDS encoding ThuA domain-containing protein, with product MTRFATVFFSSLLFLLITSSAGRSQSGTAVNWKKVKVLVYTKNGKGYVHDNIPYAVKGIQKLGQEHGFNVDVSDQPTVFTEANLQQYTLLIFPSTNNDVFDTDAQRLAFRRYIEAGGGFVGVHSVTGTERNWSWFKRMIGGTFAWHPKFQKFRTHVIDTKHPSMEGLPKIWEKEDEFYFTKEMSPGPTVVMAHDLTSITTDEPEKVKMFGGTFTQLYPAAWYYHFDGGYTWVTTLGHDKKDYSEPLFMKHIFQGIRYVASQVKTIDFKKAYAASRDSPIRVN from the coding sequence ATGACTCGATTTGCCACGGTATTTTTTTCCAGTTTGCTGTTCTTACTCATTACGTCGTCTGCGGGCCGGAGCCAGTCCGGAACGGCGGTCAACTGGAAGAAAGTCAAGGTGTTGGTGTATACCAAAAACGGGAAAGGATACGTCCACGACAACATTCCATACGCCGTCAAGGGCATCCAGAAGCTGGGGCAGGAGCACGGGTTCAACGTTGATGTGTCGGATCAGCCCACGGTTTTTACCGAAGCCAACCTGCAGCAATACACCCTGCTGATTTTTCCCAGCACCAACAACGATGTGTTTGACACCGATGCCCAGCGGCTGGCGTTTCGGCGGTACATCGAAGCCGGGGGCGGTTTTGTGGGCGTACACTCGGTGACCGGTACCGAGCGCAACTGGTCGTGGTTTAAACGCATGATTGGCGGAACGTTTGCCTGGCACCCCAAGTTTCAGAAGTTCAGGACGCACGTGATCGACACCAAACACCCGTCGATGGAAGGGCTTCCCAAAATCTGGGAAAAGGAAGACGAGTTTTACTTTACCAAGGAAATGTCGCCCGGCCCGACCGTGGTGATGGCCCACGATCTGACTTCCATCACCACCGACGAACCCGAAAAAGTGAAGATGTTCGGGGGAACCTTTACGCAGTTGTACCCGGCGGCCTGGTACTACCATTTCGACGGCGGCTACACCTGGGTTACCACGCTCGGCCACGACAAAAAGGACTACTCCGAACCGTTGTTTATGAAACACATCTTCCAGGGCATTCGCTACGTGGCCAGTCAGGTAAAAACCATCGATTTCAAAAAAGCCTATGCCGCATCGCGGGATTCGCCAATCCGGGTTAACTAG